GCACGTCACTACACAGAAAACCTAATTCAATTAAACGAATTAAAAACACTTGGATTAAAATGAAACTATTTTGGCTGACAACATCAAACTTTTATTTCCGTAGCCCTTCCCCATCAGCCTCTTTTCTGGTATGGAACGCCCACTTTTCATGTTCAGACTTGTTATGGTTGTTTACatcatgaaaatattttattttttataactgAATATCCTGCCTCAGCTGGAAAATCACATTTTATAAGTAAAATTTGGTTTGAatgatgttttatattatttcatgttattgttttatatgatataaaatgtattcaacatactgtataatacacACACCCAcattgtatatacattttaactgtatttttaaattgtGTCTTATTTCCTAGATATAAAGTTACTTTAAAAAGCTGATCGTCATTGTACCTGTGGAAAGGAAAAATGGATCCGACTACGGGTATGCACATGTCGGGTGTTCCCCAGAACGCTGATCTCGTCCATGTCACTGTCAGTAACCCCATGATATCCATGTATCAGCCTCAACCGCAACCTCCAAACATCACTCAGATCATCGCACAGCACCTGGTATCTCAAGAAGTCTCCTGTCAGGCCATACAACACGCTATTCCATCGCACATCCAAGCGCCGTCACACATCCAGACTCAGTCTCACATCCAGCCAGTGACACATCTACAGCATCAGCAACCTCAAGGCCACATTTCAACACAAGGCCATATAACAACACAGGATCCATCAGAAGGCCATAGTGCACAAACATCTCAGGACTGTGCAGTGAACTCGGTGCAGGTCCCTTTTGCAGAAGTAGCCTCTCTGCTGGACCCAAACATGAAAAGCTCAAAGGCCCGTAAGTACCAGATCAATTATGAGGAGGTGAAAAGGAGATTGGAAGCACCTGAGAAGATGTCGCTCCGGTCTCTGGCCGCCTACACGAGAGTTAGCCGAGGTCCGGCTAGTAAGAAGACCCTGCTGGAGTCCCTCAACGTTTTTGGTCTGTCACCGAGCACCAACACGGCTGTGTCCAGCTCCTTTTCTAAACTAACCGAAGGTAAGCCTTGAAAATGCAAACTCTAGTGTTTAGCGAAATAATTTTACGTGAGATTTCATGGTGAATCGTGTGATTTCTTTCAGGTGACACAGCGGCCCTTTGCAAAGACATGAAGGACTTTGCGCTGCAGTATGTAGATTATGAAAACATGGCTAAACAGTTGCTTCCTGAAACAAACCAGGTGCAACATTGGTCAAAAATCATTGAAACAAGGTAAAACATTGTAGTGATACTGTAATACttaatgcttttaaccaatatgatgttttttcactgtaaaaaagtcTCTAAACCAAATAATCGAATGCTGTGTGGTTGTGGTTTGATTCAAACTCTTTGTTTTGGTCGCATCTTACCATCAAACAGGAACTATCTTGAGGGGATGCGAAAAATGTTCAATGAACCCGCGAACAGCCACCTGTTCTCCAACGTTACGCACGGCCTCGGTAACGGAATGATGGACGTGGCACTTGACATCATCGACACCGTCATCGACAGACAAATCCGAATTCTCTCAGGGAACACAGACCCCAAACCCGAACCTCCATCGAGAAGGATCAGGAAACGCAACCGTAAGCCCAAAGCTGCCACAGAAGACGGCAAACCTAAAGACAAAGGTAAACGAGGTCGAAAGAAAGGAAAACAGATGCGTCTGGATTCCGCCGTTCCAGAGGTTCAACAGTCCACAGAGATGGAGAGCAACGTCTTAACGCTGGTCTCTGTGGGATACGAAACCATTTCAAGCGGACTCAACACCACCAATGCAGGTCTTGCTTGATATCACGTGCCGGAGGGGCACAAAAAACACTGTGAATTCTGAGTGCAACATTTTTTCACAGAAAAGTTTAGTTTTATAATGTTAAGAGTCGAGAGTGAATACTTTTCTCCTTCGGTTTGGTCAATCAGGAAGAGATATTGTTCAGTGTGTAGAACATCATTTTTCTTACTGTGACGTTTTGAGTTAAACTGTATCAATCATTCATTGAACTTTAATTTTATAAAGAGTAAACGTACACAGACACTGTATGCTTTTAAAGTAGCATGCAAACTACACTTTTAGAGcactatgttttattatgttaaatttAAGCGTAATAACAGTTAATTTCGTTAAAACATTGTTCCATTCTGTTGTACCTAATTTTACAATCAAAGAGaaatttagtttaaataataaCATATCTTTTCGATTGGACTTTATTGTTAGTTTTCAGactatttatttccattttatgTCTGTTGTGTAGTGTATTTGAACAATTGTACTCAGTAAATTTGCAGATTGCTCATCATAAGCTTGTATTAAAGCATTACCTTTTTTAAACTATTTGTATATTCTTTTTCAAGGAAAGCATATGGGGTTAGTTCAACCAGACATTAAAAtgtgttcatcatttactcaccctcttgccatatcaaacctgtgtgactttctttcttcagcagaacacaaaagatatttaaaaaaacgctggctctcattgacttccattatatggacacaaaattactgagacatacaggttttgaatttgAGGGTGAATTGAATGATAACAGAACTTTAATGTTGTGCTCATCCCACACACTTTGcgcttttttcttaaaaaactgAAGACAACCCTGACCAGTTTtaaggattttttttttcaattatgcGTGTTATAATCTCAAATTAGTTCAATGCCACTCCATTGAACAGCATTTGTAATCTATTGTACTCCTACAAATCATTTGAggttggtctttagggttggtgactaagttgtggaggcccctcgCCCTGTCCTCGGAGAGGCATTCGACTAGTGCTGCAGTTCACAGTTGGACCTATTGGCCCTGTCCTGCACGAAACCTCAGTGAGAGGATTTGAAGTGCATTATTGTAAGTCTGAATCAGAGTCTGAATCTAACCAGGGGAGAAAATGAGGGCGGGAGTCGCAAACAAATACGCATGTCTTAAAACAGAAGGACACTGGATAAACGTGGGACAGAGCTACACTGACAACTGAaggaaagggagagagagatggagttGTGCGATGTTTTAGAACACAAACACAGTCGTAATCTGGGACGCAATAAGCAAAACTGAGAAAGTAAACAGGTCACCAAGACCTCGCGTAGTAACATATGGACAGGATGGGAGCCAGTCGTCCGTCGCCCAGCACACATACGGGTAAGTATTCAACACAATATA
This genomic window from Triplophysa rosa linkage group LG18, Trosa_1v2, whole genome shotgun sequence contains:
- the si:ch73-127m5.2 gene encoding uncharacterized protein si:ch73-127m5.2; translated protein: MDPTTGMHMSGVPQNADLVHVTVSNPMISMYQPQPQPPNITQIIAQHLVSQEVSCQAIQHAIPSHIQAPSHIQTQSHIQPVTHLQHQQPQGHISTQGHITTQDPSEGHSAQTSQDCAVNSVQVPFAEVASLLDPNMKSSKARKYQINYEEVKRRLEAPEKMSLRSLAAYTRVSRGPASKKTLLESLNVFGLSPSTNTAVSSSFSKLTEGDTAALCKDMKDFALQYVDYENMAKQLLPETNQVQHWSKIIETRNYLEGMRKMFNEPANSHLFSNVTHGLGNGMMDVALDIIDTVIDRQIRILSGNTDPKPEPPSRRIRKRNRKPKAATEDGKPKDKGKRGRKKGKQMRLDSAVPEVQQSTEMESNVLTLVSVGYETISSGLNTTNAGLA